One window of the Cryptococcus gattii WM276 chromosome E, complete sequence genome contains the following:
- a CDS encoding uncharacterized protein (Similar to TIGR gene model, INSD accession AAW43917.1), translating to MTISTLPFIILGGIVIASAAQTEFAHYVAAELHYDQPYFSFYLTHSTFSFIFPIHLLYLSLTESVPVVVYLASIRHVLTQQLELASPIPTTSANYTASWSTIFPKWCRKVILLTILVTVPALSWFIAMQYSMPVDISSIYATSSFAAYGFSLLLLKETLNKVTIGSIVLAFMGVIVISVDGMGEGGEEARKRALGDSIMLFGALVLGLYEVIYKLALPEGHGGVSSTPSDDDYSPLPPSDPAPDSSSSSAFHHRHYRTSTTPDIPLEPPSPVVEELPLQRNTSISQLIVPKTESARQIHDLEYPIPLPPALHANFLTSCIGIATLLLLWPPIIWLDWMGYEVFKWPGAGGGAGGKIWLGLEVVAWGGALYNAGLMALIGIWGPTTSSVANLLAIGLVAIVDALWIGALPDLQTFIGVGMICAGFGVLLWEGEA from the exons ATGACAATTTCCACCCTGCCCTTCATCATACTGGGTGGGATCGTCATCGCTTCAGCAGCTCAAACAGAATTCGCGCACTACGTCGCGGCCGAGCTACATTATGATCAGCCATACTTCTCCTTCTATCTCACCCACTCGACTTTCTCGTTTATCTTCCCGATACATCTTTTATATCTTTCTCTCACAGAATCAGTCCCTGTAGTCGTGTATCTCGCATCCATACGCCATGTTCTTACCCAGCAACTCGAACTCGCTAGTCCAATACCTACTACATCGGCAAACTACACAGCTTCTTGGTCCACAATCTTTCCCAAATGGTGTCGCAAAGTAATACTTCTCACAATTTTGGTCACTGTTCCCGCGTTATCATGGTTTATTGCCATGCAGTATTCGATGCCAGTGGACATTAGTAGCATCTATGCGACAAGTAGCTTTGCGGCTTATGGATTCAGTTTACTCCTCCTCAAAGAGACCCTAAATAAAGTGACAATAGGGAGTATAGTTCTGGCTTTCATGGGAGTTATAGTCATCAGCGTAGATGGAATGGGTGagggtggagaggaagCGCGAAAGCGGGCTCTTGGAGATAGCATAATGTTGTTCG GTGCTCTTGTGCTCGGACTGTATGAAGTGATCTACAAGCTAGCACTACCGGAAGGTCATGGAGGAGTTTCATCAACACCATCAGATGACGATTATTCCCCGCTGCCTCCATCAGATCCTGCCCCAGACTCCTCGTCATCGAGTGCTTTCCACCACCGTCATTATCGTACATCAACCACGCCCGATATTCCTCTGGAACCACCTTCCCCCGTGGTGGAAGAATTGCCTCTTCAACGAAATACTTCTATTTCGCAACTCATCGTACCGAAGACGGAATCAGCTAGACAAATACACGACTTAGAATACCCAATACCCCTACCTCCAGCGCTGCATGCGAATTTCCTCACAAGCTGCATCGGTATAGCAACGTTGCTTTTGCTTTGGCCCCCTATCATATGGCTGGACTGGATGGGATACGAAGTATTCAAGTGGCCTGGTGCAGGCGGAGGGGCTGGGGGAAAGATCTGGTTGGGCCTGGAAGTGGTGGCTTGGGGTGGCGCGCTATAC AATGCAGGCCTTATGGCCCTAATTGGCATATGGGGACCTACAACCTCCTCGGTCGCAAATCTGCTGGCTATAGGCCTTGTTGCCATAGTGGATGCGTTGTGGATAGGCGCACTTCCAGACCTGCAAACATTTATTGGGGTGGGGATGATCTGCGCTGGCTTTGGTGTCCTGTTATGGGAAGGTGAAGCATAG
- a CDS encoding Hypothetical Protein (Similar to TIGR gene model, INSD accession AAW43559.1) yields MSATDTDEVDDHLLLFDLPQLTPLPDEEYPRQLEERKPDRGYYIAMGLVLMVWMITPMSCAYLLWFILLSPYPHSLTATLFAAYALTEALFAIYLSYLNSSVQRPSPPSNVSDEFRTALIQRVFHSGLRYPIPPKGVLAHNDVDPTRRDAVAGRAEEDYQKGFISAAELHHIRDREYEESVGLRERQRAGRMTHAERAVIDAFVEEDEGDREKMLRDQIEGNVKPMEEECGYEGIIRNGRIVKLHRWDRRAIEFRERLRTWFNHAPWESIKKVNIQIWLAWSCYGSPLEDVRANKEQLDFINLATELLEARTGVDFEEGFTSKVDVMRLTLDPVNARSRPLILYALTNVMNFWLRRVVYPYQGMGLYREGDIEYLIRIPKNWTPDKGRKIPNAMPVVYLHGLGFGLLQSHLLIKHLIQSLPTHPLLIPLSPHTSQALFHHRHLQPWTRAELITAMKNICRKWGFWDGDDDQSKAPGEEGDDREEAIGGVSMLSHSNGSVGHAWILKDCPSLIRRSTFVDPVVFCLWEGDVCHSFCYRKPSTALELLLYYFIAAEVGIANYIQRNFDWTENTLFIEEIPYATDPKKTAFFLGGQDMIIDAARVRKYLERHGVTSGLHWDATAGHGDGLIGQARDRVVMFVGTGTTKWQNWLGTGRRRHSLGMKGLRERGGIRKNE; encoded by the exons ATGTCCGCCACAGATACAGACGAGGTCGATGaccaccttcttctttttgaCCTCCCTCAGCTTACGCCCCTGCCGGACGAGGAATATCCCCGACAGCTCGAGGAGCGCAAGCCTGATAGAGGATACTATATTGCAATGGGTTTGGTCCTTATGGTTTGGATGATAACCCCAATGTCTTG CGCATATCTCTTATGGTTCATCTTGTTGTCTCCATATCCTCACAGCCTTACAGCCACCCTCTTCGCTGCCTATGCTCTCACAGAAGCTCTCTTTGCAATTTATCTCTCCTATCTAAATTCTTCGGTCCAACGGCCATCTCCCCCGTCTAACGTCTCCGACGAATTCCGAACAGCACTCATACAACGTGTTTTTCACTCTGGTTTAAGATATCCCATTCCTCCCAAAGGGGTTCTTGCGCACAATGACGTGGACCCTACTAGGAGAGATGCTGTGGCTGGAAGAGCTGAAGAAGACTATCAAAAGGGGTTCATTAGTGCTGCCGAGCTGCATCACATCCGAGATCGAGAGTATGAGGAATCGGTTGGCCTTCGAGAGAGGCAAAGAGCCGGGAGAATGACTCACGCCGAACGGGCAGTGATCGACGCGTTTGTcgaggaagacgagggCGACCGCGAGAAGATGCTGAGAGATCAAATTGAGGGGAACGTCAAACCaatggaagaggaatgTGGCTATGAGGGCATTATTCGAAACGGAAGAATCGTCAAGCTGCACCGGTGGGATCGCCGAGCGATCGAATTCCGCGAGAGACTGAGGACTTGGTTCAATCATGCCCCTTGGGAATCAATCAAAAAAGTGAACATTCAGATCTGGCTTGCTTGGTCATGTTATGGATCGCCACTAGAAGATGTAAGGGCGAACAAGGAACAATTAGATTTCATTAATTTGGCAACCGAATTGCTAGAGGCAAGGACTGGCGTGGACTTTGAGGAAGGGTTTACATCCAAGGTAGACGTTATGAGGTTAACCTTGGACCCCGTGAAT GCTAGAAGTAGGCCGCTCATTCTATACGCCCTTACGAACGTCATGAACTTTTGGCTTCGGAGAGTAGTATATCCATATCAGGGAATGGGGCTT TATCGTGAAGGGGATATCGA ATACCTGATTCGCATACCCAAAAACTGGACCCCGGACAAGGGCCGCAAAATTCCTAATGCCATGCCCGTAGTTTACCTTCATGGGTTAGGCTTTGGGCTG CTTCAATCCCATCTTCTCATCAAACACCTCATTCAATCGCTTCCTACTCATCCGCTTCTTATACCTCTCTCACCTCATACCTCTCAAGCACTTTTCCATCACCGGCACCTCCAACCATGGACTAGGGCGGAATTGATCACTGCCATGAAAAATATATGTCGCAAGTGGGGATTCTGGGATGGAGACGATGACCAGAGTAAAGCACCaggcgaagaaggagaCGATAGGGAGGAAGCCATCGGCGGTGTGTCCATGTTAAGTCATTCAAATGGGAGTGTCGGGCATGCCTGGA TATTAAAAGATTGTCCGAGCTTAATAAGAAGAAGTACATTCGTTGACCCGGTAGTATTTTGTCTTTGGGAGGGCGATGTCTGTCATTCCTTCTGCTATAGAAAGCCGTCAACT GCTTTGGAACTTTTGCTGTATTACTTCATCGCCGCCGAAGTAGGAATTGCCAATTACATTCAACGC AACTTTGACTGGACGGAAAACACCCTCTTTATCGAGGAAATTCCCTATGCCACTGATCCAAAGAAGACGGCATTCTTCCTCGGTGGCCAAGACATGATAATTGACGCTGCT AGAGTCAGAAAGTATCTTGAACGCC ATGGCGTAACCTCTGGTCTTCACTGGGATGCTACAGCAGGCCACGGTGATGGTCTTATAGGTCAGGCAAGAGATCGAGTAGTCATGTTTGTAGGTACCGGTACAACTAAGTGGCAAAACTGGCTAGGCACTGGAAGACGACGGCATTCGCTTGGTATGAAGGGCCTTAGAGAGAGAGGTGGCATTAGAAAGAATGAATAG
- a CDS encoding cyclin binding protein, putative (Similar to SGTC gene model, INSD accession EAL20844.1): MVKSSQPLQIRLTEPVIFLKGPSTGLDFRGRPQTVRQDGQPAMVRGLLTLRLNKPTRIRSITIKLEGKARTEWPEGIGAKRMETCEEHVILLEQATFFNAYLHDSSRSGSTRRASSLGPGVRVNHDDEQIDDDIDLAYVPRDEEPDDWINLGRRGSEERGRNMVRSSSAMPGTHDSSSWHRDGFSRRPSFDNSARNSLLDLASLNLQDRGPSPAYTPTASPPRIHSALPSHIPHPFAHRQPASPHLAPSRGPDLSPIASVSPSQNNSERGDSADTEHRRPAHHMRNVLSYDALREETHLEPATPRSGPHTQNDDSMVGTIQGENNLETLPCPILADSQVNSTTTSPYAEVRFQIPGTTNQTNNQAEPNQQSEEADEKKEGTAITEPALLTEGPTSVAPPSSTSTEAQNVSSRTPTGGDNRAASIRTFNSNHSASTTSLLSLRENSTNENHPINSAVQTISSVSTPAQTSPAPSGPPSMRARSSFDSPENSRPSSSRPPSISSPGQHRASDQQLHGFASHPSSESLRQDRTRTTRADSTSTIVENGSSRFAASSRTSSRTRERRTPSGTPSLTAAPNLAHLAPSSSSHDGNDDGRGRKSHKFSLAATLRGLSKDVKERVSHPQGRSKSRTRVDKHRRTDSMHDSFDGSSSSIFSQPMSRGGSSSALALSEAGRGSVTHGSRHSSVRHDDFTPPHGRDEAGSVRRNRSKDRISSTVGGREQERNRSRARGRHMGMKVLTDKLGLGEHEEQEKGEDVHNWKEFRKGTYNYPISFPIPVNAPPTIHAEFGSVVYRLKATVVRVGALTPNLTEDMEVTMIATPQEDDLEETENVIVERQWEEQMRYQITLGGKAFPIAGTIPISVRLMPLLKCKIHRLTVALEEKTDYYAQERKVARHETPKRFVLLFVKQPDLKERTEPLLPIISDDPNAAEQSPLAEMARQAAMSDPPSDAFDLERDPNDAMYASLMEPTGPWHLEKDLQLPDCSSKIKFTTKHDQTNITVAHWLKVTIRVERGDDEALDSKGRRKQFDIIIETPIKILDCRVNPQYNSLPTYSLTQRTFHSVPGICAIHTGKAVAPIGVARPITLPPSVEASMSAATSPSMSSGLLGTGSHHHHLLPHRDHRNSESQATHGVSSSAPGEGEDTLLERNIVYDRLISGQLTETGEIPPTYGEAMADAVRERSVSHVRGIDSTPGIGGRGQSGNRGSRSHSRFRD, encoded by the exons ATGGTCAAATCCAGCCAGCCTCTTCAGATCCGCCTTACCGAGCCAGTCATATTCCTCAAAGGCCCATCCACGGGCTTGGACTTCCGTGGCAGACCCCAGACGGTCAGACAAGATGGACAGCCAGCTATGGTTAGAGGTTTATTGACTTTACGACTGAACAAACCCACTAGAATTAGGAGTATCACAATCAAGCTGGAGGGTAAAGCCAGGACAGAATGGCCGGAAG GTATCGGGGCGAAACGTATGGAAACTTGTGAAGAACATGTCATCCTTTTGGAACAAGCCACGTTCTTCAATGCCTATCTTCATGATAGCTCTCGGTCAGGCTCAACCCGTCGAGCATCATCTTTGGGCCCCGGCGTCCGCGTGAATCACGATGATGAACAGATCGATGATGACATTGATCTTGCATATGTCCCTCGCGACGAGGAACCTGATGACTGGATCAACCTCGGCCGGCGTGGTTCTGAGGAGCGGGGAAGGAATATGGTGCGTAGCTCAAGTGCCATGCCTGGAACCCATGATTCCAGTTCTTGGCATCGCGACGGTTTCTCTCGGAGGCCGAGCTTCGACAATTCCGCTCGGAATAGCCTGCTTGATCTAGCCAGCCTAAACTTACAGGATCGAGGACCATCCCCCGCCTATACCCCAACAGCCTCGCCCCCTCGCATCCACTCCGCTCTTCCGAGTCACATTCCTCATCCCTTCGCTCATCGACAGCCTGCATCTCCCCACCTCGCCCCCTCCCGCGGACCAGATTTGTCCCCTATTGCTTCCGTTTCTCCTTCCCAGAACAACTCTGAGCGAGGAGATAGCGCGGATACGGAGCATCGACGACCCGCTCACCATATGAGGAACGTGTTGTCTTATGATGCCCTGAGGGAAGAGACTCATTTGGAACCAGCAACCCCTAGAAGCGGCCCTCATACTCAAAATGATGATTCCATGGTGGGTACTATCCAGGGAGAGAATAATTTGGAAACTCTGCCATGCCCGATCCTGGCAGACTCGCAAGTAAACTCAACTACCACTTCGCCATACGCTGAAGTCAGATTTCAAATACCCGGGACAACTAACCAAACAAACAACCAAGCGGAGCCGAATCAACAGTCTGAAGAAGCGGATGAGAAAAAGGAGGGCACAGCCATCACAGAACCGGCACTTTTAACCGAAGGGCCGACTTCAGTGGCGCCTCCTTCATCCACTAGTACCGAAGCTCAAAATGTATCTTCCAGGACTCCAACTGGAGGCGATAACCGTGCCGCTTCCATCCGCACCTTTAATTCTAATCATTCCGCTTCAACTACTTCCCTATTATCTTTGCGGGAAAATAGCACCAATGAGAACCACCCCATCAATTCAGCTGTACAAACTATATCCTCTGTTTCCACCCCTGCACAAACCTCCCCTGCACCATCTGGCCCTCCTTCCATGCGGGCTCGAAGTTCATTTGACAGTCCGGAAAATTCTAGACCATCTTCCTCACGACCACCAAGCATCAGTTCCCCAGGGCAGCATCGCGCTTCTGATCAACAACTTCATGGCTTTGCCAGCCACCCTTCTTCAGAAAGTCTTCGGCAGGATCGAACCCGTACAACCCGGGCTGACAGTACTTCTACCATTGTAGAAAACGGATCCTCCCGTTTTGCCGCATCGTCCCGGACGTCCAGCCGTACTCGTGAGCGTCGCACTCCCAGCGGCACGCCGTCTCTTACTGCTGCACCTAACTTGGCTCATCTTGCACCAAGCTCGAGTAGCCATGACGGAAATGATGATGGCCGGGGAAGAAAGAGTCACAAATTTAGTCTTGCAGCCACCTTGCGTGGCCTTAGTAAGGATGTGAAGGAGCGCGTGTCCCACCCTCAAGGACGTTCCAAGTCACGAACCAGAGTCGACAAACATCGCCGCACTGACAGCATGCATGATTCGTTCGACGGATCAAGCAGTTCAATTTTTTCGCAGCCGATGAGCCGTGGTGGTAGCAGTAGCGCATTAGCTTTATCGGAGGCAGGGCGCGGTTCCGTTACACATGGAAGCAGGCATTCATCTGTAAGGCACGATGACTTTACTCCCCCCCATGGAAGGGACGAAGCTGGATCTGTGAGACGAAACCGGTCGAAGGACAGGATTTCAAGCACAGTGGGAGGTAGAGAACAAGAAAGAAACAGAAGCAGAGCACGAGGGAGACATATGGGAATGAAAGTATTGACCGATAAGTTGGGTTTAGGAGAACATGAAGAGCaggaaaagggagaagaTGTGCATAACTGGAAAGAATTTAGAAAAG GCACGTACAATTATCCTATTTCGTTCCCTATACCCGTCAACGCCCCGCCCACCATTCATGCCGAATTCGGCTCTGTCGTCTACCGTCTGAAAGCGACAGTTGTCCGCGTTGGTGCTTTAACGCCGAACTTGACGGAAGACATGGAAGTAACGATGATTGCTACGCCTCAAGAAGATGATCTGGAGGAAACGGAGAATGTGATTGTCGAGAGGCAATGGGAGGAACAAATGAGGTATCAAATAACCCTTGGGGGGAAAGCATTCCCCATCGCTGGCACGAT CCCCATCAGTGTCAGGTTAATGCCTTTACTGAAGTGTAAAATACACCGGTTGACCGTAGCTTTGGAAG AGAAAACGGATTACTATGCTCAAGAACGCAAGGTTGCTCGACATGAGACTCCTAAGCGCTTCGTTCTTCTCTTTGTCAAGCAACCGGATCTCAAAGAACGCACTGAACCACTTTTACCCATCATTTCAGACGATCCCAATGCCGCGGAGCAGTCACCTCTTGCGGAAATGGCGCGTCAAGCCGCGATGAGCGACCCACCTTCTGATGCATTTGACCTTGAGCGTGATCCCAACGATGCTATGTATGCCAGCTTGATGGAGCCAACTGGCCCTTGGCATCTTGAGAAGGACCTTCAATTGCCCGATTGCTCTTCAAAGATAAAGTTCACCACCAAACATGATCAGACCAATATCACTGTTGCTCATTGGTTGAAGGTAACCATCCGAGTGGAGAGGGGAGACGATGAGGCTTTGGACTcgaaaggaagaagaaaacaaTTTGATATTATTAT TGAGACCCCAATCAAGATTCTCGATTGCCGTGTCAATCCTCAGTACAACTCCCTGCCTACTTACTCACTTACCCAACGTACTTTCCACTCAGTCCCCGGCATTTGCGCGATCCACACTGGCAAGGCTGTAGCTCCCATCGGTGTAGCTCGACCTATCACACTTCCTCCCAGTGTAGAGGCATCTATGTCTGCTGCGACCTCGCCGAGTATGTCATCTGGCCTGCTTGGCACAGGATCGCACCATCATCACCTATTGCCTCACAGAGACCACCGAAACAGTGAAAGTCAAGCGACCCATGGTGTTTCATCATCAGCGCCTGGAGAGGGTGAAGACACTCTGTTAGAGCGAAACATTGTTTATGACCGTCTCATATCAGGGCAGTTAACTGAAACAGGAGAAATTCCGCCCACTTACGGTGAGGCGATGGCGGACGCCGTGAGAGAAAGAAGCGTGTCTCACGTCAGAGGAATAGATAGTACCCCAGGCattggtggaagagggCAATCAGGAAATCGGGGAAGCAGAAGCCACAGCAGGTTCAGAGATTAA
- a CDS encoding uracil phosphoribosyltransferase 1, putative (Similar to TIGR gene model, INSD accession AAW43567.1) produces MSTNITTCLPASGSNVHKAELPGNAFVLPPTSQLQSLLTIIRDETTQRGDFVFTSDRIIRLLVEEGLNHLPVLPKKVITPVGREFEGVAFQGRICGVSIMRAGEAMEAGLRDCCRSVRIGKILIQRDEETAQPKLFYAKLPDDIAQRYILLLDPMLATGGSCIKAIEVLLDHGVQEEKILFLNLIASPEGIKKVCTRFPKLTIITAWVDEGLDDHSYIVPGLGDFGDRYFL; encoded by the exons ATGTCCACCAACATCACGACTTGTCTCCCTGCATCTGGAAGCAACGTCCATAAGGCTGAACTCCCTGGTAACGCCTTCGTCCTTCCTCCCACTTCTCAACTTCAATCGCTCCTCACTATCATTCGCGACGAGACTACGCAGAG GGGTGACTTTGTCTT CACTTCAGATAGGATTATTAGGTTGCTTGTAGAGGAAG GTCTCAACCACCTTCCCGTGCTCCCTAAAAAGGTTATCACTCCTGTCGGTCGCGAGTTTGAAGGTGTGGCTTTCCAGGGCAGAATTTGCGGAGTGTCCATCATGCGAG CTGGAGAG GCAATGGAAGCTGGTCTTCGTGACTGCTGTCGTTCCG TGCGAATTGGAAAG ATTCTTATACAAAGG GATGAGGAGACGGCTCAACCCAAGCTTTTT TATGCTAAGTTGCCAGATGACATTGCTCAGCGATATATCCTCCTTCTAGACCCTATGCTTG CCACTGGAGGTTCGTGTATCAAGGCCATCGAAGTTCTTCTTGACCATGGTGTTCAAGAGGAGAAGATACTCTTTTTGAACTTG ATTGCTTCGCCAGAGGGCATCAAAAAAGTCTGCACTCGCTTCCCCAAGCTCACTATT ATTACTGCTTGGGTGGACGAGGGCCTTGATGACCATTCATACATTGTCCCTGGTCTTGGTGACTTTGGAGACAG GTACTTCCTGTAA
- a CDS encoding uncharacterized protein (Similar to SGTC gene model, INSD accession EAL20846.1), whose amino-acid sequence MHSRLNSISKPFFNLEAGSPFNPASPRSVSPNLAGNDPFHRRFLSKFLEDIDPSSVDLISIYMCFLTGLTASPSFAACFVWCGFQTGNAAQLGLAIAKIFTSDEHKTIGFQKLDQQALTSLLTFLMGAVVGQLGNRVGGRKRIWLIGATLGQMLLMMAAALAAHFCGESGLSDSRGDPSWITPIGMAALGFLSAAMGLQGAVGTACQKLGTPLGTTVPLTSTWIDLFNDPFLFSIKHIHTRDVRALGCFALVLGAVISRAILGAIGQASTIAVVIGFRAILAAWWFWLPNAPLSEEVLHEVGKA is encoded by the exons ATGCACAGCCGCCTCAATTCAATTTCAAAACCGTTCTTCAACCTCGAGGCTGGGTCGCCTTTTAACCCTGCCAGTCCTCGATCCGTGTCTCCTAATCTGGCCGGCAATGACCCATTTCATCGCCGATTTCTTTCCAAATTTTTGGAGGACATCgatccttcttctgttGACCTCATATCCATCTACATGTGCTTTCTGACTGGTTTAACCGCCTCACCGTCTTTTGCGGCATGCTTTGTGTGGTGCGGTTTCCAGACCGGTAATGCGGCCCAACTAGGACTAGCAATCGCCAAAATATTCACCTCTGATGAACACAAGACCATTGGTTTCCAGAAATTGGATCAACAAGCCTTGACCAGTTTGTTGACGTTTCTCATGGGCGCCGTTGTGGGCCAACTTGGCAACAGAgtgggaggaagaaaacGGATATGGCTTATAGGTGCCACTTTGGGACAGATGCTTCTCATGATGGCGGCAGCATTGGCGGCTCACTTTTGCGGCGAATCGGGTTTATCAGA CTCCAGAGGGGATCCGTCTTGGATCACTCCTATAGGGATGGCTGCCTTGGGGTTCCTATCAGCAGCAATGGGGCTTCAAGGTGCCGTGGGAACA GCATGTCAGAAATTGGGCACACCTCTCGGCACCACTGTGCCTCTCACTAGCACT TGGATTGATCTCTTCAATGATCCATTTTTGTTCTCCATCAAACATATTCATACTAGGGATGTGCGCGCTCTCGGTTGCTTTGCCTTAGTCCTAGGTGCTGTCATCTCAAGAGCGATCCTAGGGGCGATAGGCCAGGCGTCGACGATCGCCGTTGTGATCGGATTCCGAGCAATTTTGGCTGCGTGGTGGTTCTGGCTGCCTAATGCCCCATTAAGCGAGGAGGTGCTACATGAAGTGGGTAAAGCCTAA
- a CDS encoding uncharacterized protein (Similar to TIGR gene model, INSD accession AAW43563.1), producing the protein MPKIVSRAVVSSSEQAALTQSARAVLRSYYCLCGDFVLVLQGKLDRLPRRRTDGAYIIRSKPGSDPEKQPARKFKLNAQPAQRCLLKRKGTADLEIRQPFCCSRCKTPVAYQTAAPPAGEGPFLYIIKGAVTELQGRVPADAFEGEELLPPQDEAAGSKN; encoded by the exons ATGCCCAAGATAGTCTCTCGGGCGGTCGTATCCTCTTCCGAACAGGCAGCCCTTACCCAGTCTGCCCGTGCTGTGTTGCGCTCTTACTACTGTCTTTGTGGTGACTTCGTTCTCGTCTTGCAAGGAAAACTCGACAGATTACCTCGAAGAAG AACCGACGGGGCCTACATCATTCGCTCTAAACCTGGATCTGACCCCGAAAAGCAACCGGCAAGGAAATTCAAGCTCAATGCTCAGCCAGCTCAACGGTGTCTGCTCAAGCG TAAAGGAACTGCCGACTTGGAAATTAGGCAACCGTTTTGCTGTTCAAGATGTAAGACGCCTG TGGCATACCAGACAGCAGCACCACCTGCGGGGGAAGGACCATTCCTCTATATCATCAAGGGGGCAGTGACAGAGTT ACAAGGTCGTGTCCCTGCCGACGCTTTTGAAGGGGAAGAACTACTACCTCCTCAGGATGAGGCCGCTGGGTCCAAGAACTGA
- a CDS encoding DNA-binding protein hexbp, putative (Similar to TIGR gene model, INSD accession AAW43565.1): MFGAPRGSSCFKCGQQGHVAAACPAEAPTCYNCGLSGHLSRECPQPKNKACYTCGQEGHLSSACPQGPGAGGFGGASGGGECYRCGKPGHIARMCPESGDAAAGGFGGAGGYGYAGGAGFGNKSCYTCGGVGHISRECPSGASRGFGGGFGGPRKCYNCGQDGHISRECPQEQGKTCYSCGQPGHIASACPGTGAEAPAA; encoded by the exons ATGTTCGGTGCCCCTCGAGGAAGCTCTTGTTTCAAGTGTGGTCAGC AGGGCCACGTCGCCGCCGCTTGCCCTGCGGAGGCTCCTACCTGCTACAACTGCGGTC TCTCTGGTCACTTGAGCCGTGAATGTCCTCAGCCCAAGAACAAGGCTTGTTACACTTGTGGTCAAGAGGGTCATCTTTCTTCTGCCTGCCCTCAAGGTCCTGGTGCCGGTGGTTTCGGCGGTGCCTCTGGTGGCGGTGAGTGCTACCGATGCGGTAAGCCCGGTCACATT GCCCGAATGTGCCCCGAGTCTGGTGACGCTGCTGCCGGCGGTTTCGGCGGTGCTGGTGGTTACGGTTACGCTGGTGGTGCCGGTTTCGGTAACAAGTCTTGCTAC ACCTGTGGTGGTGTTGGCCACATCTCCAGGGAGTGCCCTTCTGGTGCTTCTCGTGGTTTCGGTGGTGGTTTCGGTGGCCCTCGAAAGTGCTAC AACTGTGGCCAGGACGGTCACATCTCTAGGGAATGCCCTCAGGAGCAGGGCAAGACCTGTTACTCTTGCGGCCAGCCCGGTCACATCGCCTCTGCCTGCCCCGGCACTGGTGCTGAGGCCCCTGCTGCCTAA